One window from the genome of Dermacentor silvarum isolate Dsil-2018 chromosome 7, BIME_Dsil_1.4, whole genome shotgun sequence encodes:
- the LOC119457332 gene encoding vitamin D 25-hydroxylase-like isoform X1, with protein MSMLHDLGFAKTQIEDHMMMLFRRLAKQLGETLGESLSVRSLIMNCAVGNVAHFFFPSGLPDEDAVWQQFTEHLEIIGATMLKAPLFESTPRWLRNLLERVPFTRIRKTCQLMNGYESFIREQIEKYRPRSMEDSKRDFIAQYTEKIEQAKGEPDPTLQYRYLVGNVKDIIMAGSFSTTTTMYWHFLNFAVNRDTIQARVQQEIDEVVGQQREPTWEDRKRMPYTQACLWEMGRWKTGTPLGVAREASDDIVEDDIIIPKGTVIIFNIWAAHNDPTYWTEPHRFDPGRFLNEDGSILQEIPRHLIPFSVGRRSCPGKTFASMELFLLVTFVLQKFQIVLDQPLQQDLNDPGLTLQHLKHVKFRFLPRH; from the exons ATGAGTATGCTGCATGACCTAGGATTTGCGAAGACCCAGATAGAGGACCATATGATG ATGCTCTTCCGCCGCCTTGCCAAGCAGTTGGGAGAAACCCTTGGAGAATCATTGTCAGTACGCAGCCTCATCATGAACTGCGCAGTCGGCAATGTTGCGCATTTTTTCTTCCCGTCGGGACTACCCGACGAAGACGCTGTATGGCAGCAGTTCACCGAACACCTCGAGATAATAGGCGCTACAATGCTCAAGGCCCCACTCTTCGAGTCCACGCCACGGTGGCTACGAAACCTGCTAGAGCGCGTCCCTTTCACTAGGATAAGGAAAACATGCCAACTAATGAATGGGTACGAATCATTCATCAG GGAACAGATTGAAAAATACAGACCCCGGTCGATGGAGGACTCCAAGCGTGATTTCATTGCTCAGTACACCGAGAAGATTGAACAGGCCAAAGGCGAGCCGGATCCAACGTTACAAT ACCGCTACCTTGTCGGAAACGTGAAAGACATAATCATGGCGGGCTCGTTCAGCACGACTACAACCATGTACTGGCACTTTCTGAATTTCGCCGTAAACCGGGACACCATACAGGCTCGTGTGCAGCAAGAAATCGACGAAGTGGTTGGTCAGCAGAGGGAGCCGACTTGGGAAGACAGGAAGCGAATGCCGTACACCCAGGCTTGCCTGTGGGAGATGGGACGCTGGAAAACCGGAACACCCCTGGGAGTGGCCAGAGA AGCAAGCGACGACATCGTGGAGGATGACATCATTATACCCAAGGGCACTGTCATTATTTTCAATATTTGGGCTGCACACAATGACCCCACGTACTGGACGGAGCCCCATAGGTTTGACCCGGGTAGATTTCTGAACGAAGACGGATCAATCCTACAGGAAATACCTCGGCATCTGATCCCATTTTCAGTTG GGCGCAGGTCGTGTCCCGGGAAGACTTTCGCCTCAATGGAATTATTTCTACTGGTGACATTTGTTCTTCAAAAATTCCAAATCGTCCTAGACCAGCCACTGCAGCAGGACCTAAATGATCCAGGCCTCACCTTACAACATTTGAAACATGTGAAGTTTCGGTTCCTACCACGTCACTAA
- the LOC119457332 gene encoding vitamin D 25-hydroxylase-like isoform X2 produces MGTNHSSDFDSREQIEKYRPRSMEDSKRDFIAQYTEKIEQAKGEPDPTLQYRYLVGNVKDIIMAGSFSTTTTMYWHFLNFAVNRDTIQARVQQEIDEVVGQQREPTWEDRKRMPYTQACLWEMGRWKTGTPLGVAREASDDIVEDDIIIPKGTVIIFNIWAAHNDPTYWTEPHRFDPGRFLNEDGSILQEIPRHLIPFSVGRRSCPGKTFASMELFLLVTFVLQKFQIVLDQPLQQDLNDPGLTLQHLKHVKFRFLPRH; encoded by the exons ATGGGTACGAATCATTCATCAG ATTTTGATTCAAGGGAACAGATTGAAAAATACAGACCCCGGTCGATGGAGGACTCCAAGCGTGATTTCATTGCTCAGTACACCGAGAAGATTGAACAGGCCAAAGGCGAGCCGGATCCAACGTTACAAT ACCGCTACCTTGTCGGAAACGTGAAAGACATAATCATGGCGGGCTCGTTCAGCACGACTACAACCATGTACTGGCACTTTCTGAATTTCGCCGTAAACCGGGACACCATACAGGCTCGTGTGCAGCAAGAAATCGACGAAGTGGTTGGTCAGCAGAGGGAGCCGACTTGGGAAGACAGGAAGCGAATGCCGTACACCCAGGCTTGCCTGTGGGAGATGGGACGCTGGAAAACCGGAACACCCCTGGGAGTGGCCAGAGA AGCAAGCGACGACATCGTGGAGGATGACATCATTATACCCAAGGGCACTGTCATTATTTTCAATATTTGGGCTGCACACAATGACCCCACGTACTGGACGGAGCCCCATAGGTTTGACCCGGGTAGATTTCTGAACGAAGACGGATCAATCCTACAGGAAATACCTCGGCATCTGATCCCATTTTCAGTTG GGCGCAGGTCGTGTCCCGGGAAGACTTTCGCCTCAATGGAATTATTTCTACTGGTGACATTTGTTCTTCAAAAATTCCAAATCGTCCTAGACCAGCCACTGCAGCAGGACCTAAATGATCCAGGCCTCACCTTACAACATTTGAAACATGTGAAGTTTCGGTTCCTACCACGTCACTAA